In Salvelinus alpinus chromosome 30, SLU_Salpinus.1, whole genome shotgun sequence, a single genomic region encodes these proteins:
- the LOC139560559 gene encoding nicotinamide/nicotinic acid mononucleotide adenylyltransferase 3-like isoform X1, with product MSARIPLVLLACGSFNPITNQHMRLFELARDHLHQTGQFQVVGGIVSPVSDGYVKQGLVLAKHRIAMARLALQSSDWVSVDDWESQQPDWTETVVTMRYHYGRILKQYQEGTGKDSGPTTNSHHITSSSPRLKLLCGADFLDTFKVPGLWLDDHVEEVAGRFGLVCVSRGGLEPERDVHESETLSRHWQNIFLVREWVRNETSATEVRRALRRGLSVKYLLPDSVIKYIHQHNLYTGDSELKNKDVLLRPLTKQTEMPVKTLDD from the exons ATGTCTGCCCGTATTCCGCTGGTCCTCCTGGCCTGCGGCTCCTTCAACCCCATCACCAACCAGCACATGCGGCTGTTCGAGCTGGCCAGGGATCACCTGCACCAGACAG GTCAGTTTCAGGTTGTGGGCGGGATTGTGTCTCCGGTGAGTGACGGCTATGTCAAGCAGGGCCTGGTGTTGGCCAAGCACCGCATCGCTATGGCGAGGCTGGCACTGCAGAGTTCAGACTGGGTCTCCGTTGACGATTGGGAGAGCCAGCAGCCCGACTGGACAGAGACAGTGGTCACAATGAG GTACCATTATGGTCGGATACTGAAGCAGTACCAAGAGGGCACAGGGAAGGACAGTGGTCCAACCACAAACTCCCATCATATCACAA GCTCCTCTCCCAGGCTGAAGCTGCTGTGCGGAGCTGACTTCCTGGACACCTTCAAGGTGCCGGGCCTGTGGCTGGACGACCACGTGGAGGAGGTGGCGGGCCGCTTCGGCCTGGTCTGTGTCAGCCGGGGGGGCCTGGAGCCTGAGCGCGACGTGCACGAGTCGGAGACACTGTCACGCCATTGGCAAAACATCTTCCTGGTGCGCGAGTGGGTCCGCAACGAGACCAGCGCCACGGAGGTCCGGCGGGCCTTGAGACGAGGCCTCAGTGTCAAGTACCTCCTCCCAGATTCTGTCATCAAGTATATCCACCAGCACAACCTCTATACCGGGGATAGTGAGTTGAAGAATAAGGATGTGCTATTGAGGCCGCTTACCAAGCAGACAGAGATGCCTGTGAAAACTCTGGATGATTGA
- the LOC139560559 gene encoding nicotinamide/nicotinic acid mononucleotide adenylyltransferase 3-like isoform X3, giving the protein MSARIPLVLLACGSFNPITNQHMRLFELARDHLHQTGSSPRLKLLCGADFLDTFKVPGLWLDDHVEEVAGRFGLVCVSRGGLEPERDVHESETLSRHWQNIFLVREWVRNETSATEVRRALRRGLSVKYLLPDSVIKYIHQHNLYTGDSELKNKDVLLRPLTKQTEMPVKTLDD; this is encoded by the exons ATGTCTGCCCGTATTCCGCTGGTCCTCCTGGCCTGCGGCTCCTTCAACCCCATCACCAACCAGCACATGCGGCTGTTCGAGCTGGCCAGGGATCACCTGCACCAGACAG GCTCCTCTCCCAGGCTGAAGCTGCTGTGCGGAGCTGACTTCCTGGACACCTTCAAGGTGCCGGGCCTGTGGCTGGACGACCACGTGGAGGAGGTGGCGGGCCGCTTCGGCCTGGTCTGTGTCAGCCGGGGGGGCCTGGAGCCTGAGCGCGACGTGCACGAGTCGGAGACACTGTCACGCCATTGGCAAAACATCTTCCTGGTGCGCGAGTGGGTCCGCAACGAGACCAGCGCCACGGAGGTCCGGCGGGCCTTGAGACGAGGCCTCAGTGTCAAGTACCTCCTCCCAGATTCTGTCATCAAGTATATCCACCAGCACAACCTCTATACCGGGGATAGTGAGTTGAAGAATAAGGATGTGCTATTGAGGCCGCTTACCAAGCAGACAGAGATGCCTGTGAAAACTCTGGATGATTGA